A portion of the Parasteatoda tepidariorum isolate YZ-2023 chromosome 5, CAS_Ptep_4.0, whole genome shotgun sequence genome contains these proteins:
- the LOC107450925 gene encoding ras-related protein Rab-35 isoform X1, producing the protein MEPVFSPDSVLERCDRAELCRLGVGKSSLLLRFADNTFTGNYITTIGVDFKIRTVEVDGERVKLQIWDTAGQERFRTITSTYYRGTHGVIVVYDVTNGESFGNVKRWLHEIDQNCEVVNRILVGNKNDDPDRKIVLTEDAQRFADQMGIQLFETSAKENINVEEMFNSITRMVLKSKKDQKERQQQSHETVKLQKASQRGKKKCC; encoded by the exons atggaaccggtcttctccccagatagcgtactcgagcgttgtgATCGTGCTGAACTCTGCAGACTAG GAGTTGGGAAAAGCAGTCTGCTTTTGCGCTTTGCTGACAATACTTTCACag gCAATTATATTACAACAATAGGGGTTGATTTTAAGATAAGAACAGTTGAAGTCGATGGAGAAAGAGTGAAACTTCAAATATGGGATACTGCCGGACAAGAGAGGTTCAGAACTATAACATCTAC atATTATCGAGGCACTCATGGTGTGATTGTCGTATACGATGTGACGAATGGCGAATCTTTTGGTAATGTAAAACGATGGCTACATGAAATAGACCAAAACTGTGAAGTTGTCAATAGGATATTAG ttggcaataaaaatgatgatcctgatagaaaaatagttttaactgAGGATGCACAACGATTTGCCGACCAAATGGGCATTCAGTTATTTGAAACAAgtgcaaaagaaaatatcaatgttGAAGAA ATGTTCAATTCCATAACAAGAATGGTGCTGAAAAGCAAAAAAGACCAAAAAGAAAGACAACAGCAATCACATGAAACAGTGAAACTACAGAAAGCTTCTCaaagaggaaaaaagaaatgctgCTAG
- the LOC107450925 gene encoding ras-related protein Rab-35 isoform X2, whose protein sequence is MAREYDHLFKLLIIGDSGVGKSSLLLRFADNTFTGNYITTIGVDFKIRTVEVDGERVKLQIWDTAGQERFRTITSTYYRGTHGVIVVYDVTNGESFGNVKRWLHEIDQNCEVVNRILVGNKNDDPDRKIVLTEDAQRFADQMGIQLFETSAKENINVEEMFNSITRMVLKSKKDQKERQQQSHETVKLQKASQRGKKKCC, encoded by the exons ATGGCTCGAGAATATGACCATCTTTTTAAACTGCTTATTATAGGCGATAGTG GAGTTGGGAAAAGCAGTCTGCTTTTGCGCTTTGCTGACAATACTTTCACag gCAATTATATTACAACAATAGGGGTTGATTTTAAGATAAGAACAGTTGAAGTCGATGGAGAAAGAGTGAAACTTCAAATATGGGATACTGCCGGACAAGAGAGGTTCAGAACTATAACATCTAC atATTATCGAGGCACTCATGGTGTGATTGTCGTATACGATGTGACGAATGGCGAATCTTTTGGTAATGTAAAACGATGGCTACATGAAATAGACCAAAACTGTGAAGTTGTCAATAGGATATTAG ttggcaataaaaatgatgatcctgatagaaaaatagttttaactgAGGATGCACAACGATTTGCCGACCAAATGGGCATTCAGTTATTTGAAACAAgtgcaaaagaaaatatcaatgttGAAGAA ATGTTCAATTCCATAACAAGAATGGTGCTGAAAAGCAAAAAAGACCAAAAAGAAAGACAACAGCAATCACATGAAACAGTGAAACTACAGAAAGCTTCTCaaagaggaaaaaagaaatgctgCTAG